A genome region from Balneolaceae bacterium includes the following:
- a CDS encoding DUF4188 domain-containing protein — MTAPIVIFDLAGNEMGLVAMEGDRANRKTNGGRQSRFYSHIDMKPSTRDIEGRLREGKPVFSATFNLRVKQYDEDFHSLNDRIDEIAKDSPGYLGKEYWANDTENTESVIYYWESLETLKEFSNHPDHQEAKRNYQRWYSGYEIIVSRVLSHRSDGGL, encoded by the coding sequence GTGACCGCACCCATTGTAATCTTCGATCTGGCCGGCAACGAGATGGGACTGGTGGCGATGGAGGGTGACCGGGCAAACAGAAAGACGAACGGGGGGAGACAATCCCGATTTTACTCACATATCGACATGAAACCCAGTACCCGCGATATTGAAGGGCGTCTCCGCGAGGGCAAGCCCGTTTTTTCAGCCACCTTCAATCTGAGGGTAAAACAGTACGATGAGGACTTCCACAGCCTCAACGACCGCATCGACGAGATTGCCAAGGACAGCCCGGGGTACCTGGGCAAGGAGTACTGGGCCAATGACACCGAAAACACGGAGTCGGTGATCTACTACTGGGAAAGCCTGGAGACCCTGAAGGAATTTTCCAACCACCCCGACCACCAGGAGGCAAAGCGCAACTACCAACGCTGGTACAGCGGCTACGAGATTATCGTCTCACGCGTACTGAGCCACCGATCGGACGGGGGACTTTGA
- a CDS encoding isoprenylcysteine carboxylmethyltransferase family protein produces the protein MPVNALELKIPPGLVLLAFLGGMWGLAEFTPGFHLPDAFRRAATLACLLGGAGFAFAAVFSFQRKGTTVNPLEPEKASNLVTSGVFNITRNPMYLGLALFLLAAVFKFSNAYTLAGPIGFVLYMNAWQIDPEEHALEERFGQDYLDYKERVRRWL, from the coding sequence ATGCCGGTGAACGCGCTGGAACTGAAAATACCGCCCGGTCTCGTATTGCTGGCTTTCCTGGGCGGAATGTGGGGATTGGCAGAGTTCACGCCGGGATTCCACCTGCCTGACGCTTTCCGCCGGGCCGCCACCCTAGCCTGCCTGCTGGGCGGTGCCGGTTTCGCCTTCGCAGCCGTGTTCTCTTTTCAGCGCAAAGGGACCACCGTCAATCCACTGGAGCCCGAAAAGGCTTCCAACCTGGTGACTTCCGGCGTCTTTAATATCACCCGAAATCCCATGTATCTGGGACTCGCCCTTTTCCTGCTCGCCGCGGTATTCAAATTCTCCAACGCCTACACCCTGGCGGGTCCCATCGGCTTCGTGCTCTACATGAATGCCTGGCAGATCGACCCGGAAGAGCATGCCCTGGAAGAGCGGTTCGGGCAGGACTACCTGGATTACAAGGAACGGGTGCGCCGATGGTTATGA
- a CDS encoding nuclear transport factor 2 family protein, protein MDNDKEAVMKAWRKGSDALEEGDWETYQDYWAHADYIQAIHPKERQWLTGWEKVGPGYKHLIEEGGEWSAEAVLVSLRVSEGGTMAWLTSKITITVDEEMEFESWQTSIFEKLGGEWKLVLGHASNLTG, encoded by the coding sequence ATGGACAACGACAAGGAAGCCGTAATGAAGGCCTGGCGCAAGGGATCCGACGCCCTCGAGGAGGGCGACTGGGAGACCTACCAGGATTACTGGGCCCATGCCGACTACATACAGGCCATTCACCCCAAGGAGAGACAGTGGCTTACGGGCTGGGAGAAGGTGGGGCCCGGCTACAAGCATCTCATCGAAGAGGGCGGCGAATGGTCGGCCGAGGCGGTGCTGGTTTCCCTGCGGGTTTCCGAGGGCGGCACCATGGCGTGGCTGACCAGCAAGATAACCATCACCGTAGATGAAGAGATGGAATTCGAATCGTGGCAGACCAGCATTTTTGAGAAGCTGGGCGGCGAATGGAAGCTGGTGCTGGGACACGCAAGCAACCTGACCGGGTGA